The following proteins come from a genomic window of Megalobrama amblycephala isolate DHTTF-2021 linkage group LG1, ASM1881202v1, whole genome shotgun sequence:
- the LOC125247131 gene encoding uncharacterized protein LOC125247131, which translates to MADQCDLCLLGLIILSSLLTGSSGVNDDHVFISSGENVRLPCNNALSDCKSTTWNYYKSIRHLEAVELIELGIKKKNTERHERLSLGSDCSLNIKNITEEDYGSYTCQQWTGPEGQQQKQGNDTHVNLHVLHVSVSPSSSSSSSSSQTEISLSCHLYSYDRFSCDYWVGSKGLQLSWVNQAGVDLKTDSRYQILFSSDHCNITLTTTLLNEDDNREWRCQLTLRNKLKTSVRYTVKYSVSSSNSEKKSSQTTAAAPTQDVTSTTSTLTPDVTPISLNQVVPSTTATTLTPTSLVIVIVVASFAVLLPALILWMICRKRDDNRRGTDDSEDQTRPVYPTGQNTLPQQEQTDDHVTYSEVTAYSKNQDQKKKVRCDDKVTYASIRGAKAGSQENCSELYASVNKNHHKSVK; encoded by the exons GTTCAAGTGGAGTGAATGATGATCATGTGTTCATCAGTTCTGGTGAAAATGTCCGTCTGCCCTGTAATAATGCTCTTTCTGACTGTAAATCAACTACATGGAACTACTATAAGAGTATCAGACATTTAGAAGCAGTTGAACTGATTGAATTAGGgataaagaagaaaaacacagaGAGACATGAGAGACTGAGTCTGGGGTCTGACTGCTCTCTGAACATCAAGAACATCACAGAAGAAGATTATGGatcttacacctgccaacaatggaCAGGTCCAGAaggacaacaacaaaaacaaggaAATGATACACATGTTAATTTGCATGTTCTTCATG TTTCAGTgtctccatcatcatcatcatcatcatcatcatcacagacTGAGATCAGTCTCTCCTGTCATTTGTATTCATATGATAGATTCTCCTGTGATTATTGGGTTGGTTCTAAAGGACTTCAGTTGTCGTGGGTGAATCAGGCTGGTGTTGATCTGAAGACAGACTCCAGATATCAGATATTATTCTCATCAGATCACTGTAACATCACTCTGACtacaacactcctgaatgaagaTGACAACAGAGAGTGGAGATGTCAGCTTACTCTCAGAAATAAACTCAAGACCTCAGTCAGATACACTGTCAAGTATTCAG TCAGCAGCTCAAACTCTGAGAAGAAATCAAGCCAAACTACAGCAGCAGCTCCTACACAAG atGTAACATCAACTACATCAACACTGACTCCAGATGTCACACCAATCTCTCTGAATCAAG ttgtacCATCAACTACAGCAACAACACTGACTCCAACCTCTCTAG tgatTGTGATTGTTGTCGCTTCATTCGCTGTTCTCCTTCCTGCTCTTATTCTCTGGATGATTTGCAGAAAAAGAGACG ATAACAGAAGAGGAACTGATGACTCTGAG GATCAAACACGACCTGTCTATCCAACAGGACAGAACACTCTTCCTCAACAG GAGCAGACAGATGATCATGTGACTTATTCTGAGGTCACTGCGTACAGTAAAAACCAAGACCAAAAGAAGAAG GTTCGCTGTGATGATAAAGTGACTTATGCTTCCATCAGAGGAGCAAAAGCTGGATCTCAggaaaactgcagtgaactttaTGCCTCTGTGAACAAGAACCATCACAAATCAGTcaaataa